The following is a genomic window from Deltaproteobacteria bacterium RIFCSPHIGHO2_02_FULL_44_16.
GGAAATAATGGCGATATCCATGATATCGAATATAAAAATGTCCCGGGAACCCAGTGCCGGTATACTCTTTTTCATCCCACATCCCCTCTGCATTGCGATTTTTCAGCAAATATTCAACCCCCCGTTCCACTTCTGGAGATGCTTCTTCTCCAGCGGAAATGAGCCCCATCACGGCCCAAGATGTTTGAGAAGGGACACTCTTTGTAAGAGGAACATACGTTTTCTGAACATAACTTTCGGGGGATTCGCTAAAACCACCATCAGCATGTTGAATGGATTTCAGCCAATCCGCTCCGCGTCGAAGCAGGGGAGAGAGACTCCTTTTTCGAAGCGCAGAAATGCCCGTAAGCACAGCCCAAGTTCCATAAATATAATTGATCCCCCAACGACCAAACCAACCTCCAAAATCTTCTTGCGTTCGCACCAGGTATTGAATGGCGCGATGAACTGGATCATCTGAAACCGACATCCCTTCTGTAGCAAGGAGCTCAATCATTCTCCCCGTAATGTCAGGACTTGAAGGGTCGAGACACGCCCCATGATCAGAGAAAGGAATTTTATTCACCAGCTCTTGGTTATTATTTTTATCAAACGCACCCCAGCCACCATCATCATTTTGCATCGCAAGCATCCAGGTTAAAGCACGATCGATTGCCGGTTTCACTTCTTTCTCAGGAAGTTTTACTTTTTTTAAAACATGGACCACTTGAATTGTATCATCCACGTCAGGAAAATAAGTATTTTCAAATTCAAACGACCAACCACCCGGTTCAACATGTGGACATTTTATCGACCAATCTCCATGCATATATGTGATCTGTTTTTTCAAAAGCCACCGACTGGCGTGAAGAAGAGCAGGGTGATCTTTAGGAAGACCTGCTTCCGCAAGCGCAACACACGCCCAAGGCGTGTCCCAAACAGGAGAGATACAACATTGCTGATGAATTTTTGAACCGCGCTCTTCAGATGCATCGTGTTTCGGATCAATTCCTCGCACACGAAGAAGTGAAGGAGGAGTCACACCATCATCCTTAATTTCAGCCGGAAGACGAGGAAGATCTAATGTCGCATAACGTTGTTGGAACATCTTCAACGCTTCTAAAGCTTTTTTCATTTCAGGACTGTCGTGAGAAGGCTCAAGTGATTTCAGTCCAATGGCCGCATACGCAAGCGCTGGATAGATATCTTCAACTTGCTCGAGATGATCTTGAATCCACTTTTTTGCTTTTTCGAAAGCAAGTTGACGCATCGGCTTAAAAGGAATTTTGGAAGCAGCCTTCATCGAACGATCAAGATGAATAAAAATTGCATCCCATGAGATCAAACCATTTAAAGATTTAAAACCGTAACGACGTTTTTTTGGTGGATGACAAAAGAGTTCTTCGAGATCGATCGATATTTTTTGAACAGGCCTTTTTGAAAGCACAATCAAGAGAGGAACAATCGAAGCTCGCGCCCAACTCGAAAATTCGTAAATATTCAGCGGAAACCATTCTGGCAATAACATTACTTCTACAGGCATTTTTGGACATGCGCTCCAAGGGACGATACCAAAAAGAGCGAGATGAATACGCGTAAAAATGCGAGCTTTTTCAATTCCTCCGTGCCGCAGAATAAAATCGCGCGCCTTAAGCATAGGAGGAGCCACAGGATCATCGCCCGCAAGTTTCAATGCAAAATAACATTCGATAGTGACGGAGAGATCTGCGGGACCTTGATAATAGAGCGACCAGGTTCCATCATCGCGCTGAACGTCACGAAGACGATGGGCAATGCCGTGAAGAATATCAGCATCGATCTTTTCCAAAAAGTGCATGAGAAAAATAAATTCAGCGCCAATGCTTTCATTGGCTTCAAGCGCAAACCACCAATATCCATCAGTACGTTGCAGCTTTAAGAGAACATTCGTGGCTTGAGAAAGAGCATGGAAGAGATCAGGAGAATGTTGTCGCTGTCCTCTCAAAAGAGGCTGAGGAAGAGTAATGTCAGATTGGAGGGTATCAGAGGAAGTCATATAATGAAGGAGAGTTACTATATGAGAGACTGAAGAGATTCAAGTGAGAAACCA
Proteins encoded in this region:
- a CDS encoding squalene--hopene cyclase; its protein translation is MTSSDTLQSDITLPQPLLRGQRQHSPDLFHALSQATNVLLKLQRTDGYWWFALEANESIGAEFIFLMHFLEKIDADILHGIAHRLRDVQRDDGTWSLYYQGPADLSVTIECYFALKLAGDDPVAPPMLKARDFILRHGGIEKARIFTRIHLALFGIVPWSACPKMPVEVMLLPEWFPLNIYEFSSWARASIVPLLIVLSKRPVQKISIDLEELFCHPPKKRRYGFKSLNGLISWDAIFIHLDRSMKAASKIPFKPMRQLAFEKAKKWIQDHLEQVEDIYPALAYAAIGLKSLEPSHDSPEMKKALEALKMFQQRYATLDLPRLPAEIKDDGVTPPSLLRVRGIDPKHDASEERGSKIHQQCCISPVWDTPWACVALAEAGLPKDHPALLHASRWLLKKQITYMHGDWSIKCPHVEPGGWSFEFENTYFPDVDDTIQVVHVLKKVKLPEKEVKPAIDRALTWMLAMQNDDGGWGAFDKNNNQELVNKIPFSDHGACLDPSSPDITGRMIELLATEGMSVSDDPVHRAIQYLVRTQEDFGGWFGRWGINYIYGTWAVLTGISALRKRSLSPLLRRGADWLKSIQHADGGFSESPESYVQKTYVPLTKSVPSQTSWAVMGLISAGEEASPEVERGVEYLLKNRNAEGMWDEKEYTGTGFPGHFYIRYHGYRHYFPLLALARYHEARFGIPSFS